From a single Streptomyces sp. NBC_00377 genomic region:
- a CDS encoding carboxylate-amine ligase: MSVRIGVEEEFHVLEVESGLLVPRADPLLRRLPRRTFTTELHQSTVESNSEVHTSLSDLYTDLAGTRRRLDAAASSLGLAVVAAGTAPLAPAASAHPTAGARYRHMVEDYRTVADEQLICGAQVHVDVPDRDTAVRVMCEVSPWLPVLLALSASSPFWQGTDTGYASWRTMLWHRWPTAGPVGCFASAAEYDATVRDLVQAGIISDAGMIYYDMRPSAHLQTLELRVCDSCPRVETVVLVAGLFRALVTQACERLGSGSAPECGGRHEWLRGASWRAARCGLEGSLVDPDTHREVPAAQVVRKLLARLRPALEAHGDCRTVRELADQALADGSAADRMRRIAQDEDLLACVDMLIAETRGERLARRAPDTRGTDLCAPDVTGPSPLPARPLTSR; this comes from the coding sequence GTGAGCGTTCGTATCGGAGTGGAAGAGGAGTTCCACGTCCTGGAGGTGGAGAGCGGGCTGCTCGTGCCGCGGGCCGATCCGCTTCTGCGACGCCTCCCACGGCGCACATTCACGACCGAGCTGCATCAGTCCACCGTGGAATCGAACAGCGAGGTGCACACCTCCCTCAGCGACCTGTACACCGACCTCGCCGGGACGAGACGCCGGCTCGACGCGGCGGCCTCCTCGCTGGGTCTCGCGGTGGTGGCGGCCGGCACGGCGCCACTCGCGCCGGCCGCGTCCGCGCACCCCACCGCGGGAGCGCGCTACCGCCACATGGTCGAGGACTACCGCACGGTCGCCGACGAACAGCTCATCTGCGGGGCCCAGGTGCATGTGGACGTCCCCGACCGTGACACGGCGGTGCGGGTCATGTGCGAGGTCTCGCCCTGGCTCCCCGTACTGCTGGCGCTCTCCGCCAGTTCGCCGTTCTGGCAGGGGACCGACACCGGCTACGCGAGCTGGCGCACCATGCTGTGGCACCGCTGGCCCACCGCGGGCCCGGTCGGCTGCTTCGCGAGCGCGGCCGAGTACGACGCCACCGTCCGCGACCTCGTCCAGGCCGGGATCATCAGCGACGCGGGGATGATCTACTACGACATGCGCCCCTCGGCGCATCTTCAGACGCTCGAACTGCGCGTCTGCGACTCCTGCCCCCGCGTCGAGACCGTCGTGCTGGTAGCCGGACTGTTCCGGGCCCTGGTGACCCAGGCCTGCGAACGGCTCGGCTCGGGAAGCGCCCCGGAGTGCGGGGGCCGGCACGAGTGGCTGCGCGGCGCCTCCTGGCGGGCCGCACGGTGCGGACTCGAAGGCAGCCTGGTCGACCCCGACACCCACCGCGAGGTGCCCGCCGCGCAGGTGGTGCGCAAGCTGCTCGCCCGGCTGCGCCCCGCCCTGGAGGCGCACGGCGACTGTCGCACCGTCCGCGAGCTGGCGGACCAGGCCCTCGCCGACGGCAGCGCGGCCGACCGCATGCGCCGTATCGCCCAGGACGAGGACCTGCTGGCCTGTGTCGACATGCTGATCGCCGAGACCCGGGGCGAACGCCTCGCCCGCAGGGCGCCGGACACCCGCGGCACCGACCTCTGCGCCCCCGACGTGACAGGCCCGTCCCCCCTGCCCGCACGGCCGCTGACCTCCAGGTGA
- a CDS encoding S9 family peptidase: MASDARNHVTEESTPGALTGAVFGSPSVVARTGTAGAPVAPAAPEGRPADGRPAEGRGAAPAAAPAPVLLPEASGPRDAVTRLRSHGCWYPSASADGTEAAFICDRGGVPQLWAGPVDGDEVHLLDSLPDPVKEVSWSPDGRWIAYTTAPGGGEHTRVMCVRPDGTGRRVLAGADPGHTAYLGCWAHDGSAVAVTLAAPPARPLTDGAGPARADTAPPVNWADRGGRATLLGGIPYESVKTSGRAVTSVDALAPEVPSVRSDGGLSAYLIDPDGPASPVLLATETHAATLRVCDISRDGRLVLLRRGPRGRREAVVRRTADSATTCTLPVADGDPWIGRFSPDGRTLWLRSDADREYAALVAVALGADGRPHGRSVVTERQDSDLDLLAFSRDGHTAALSWNERGASRLELAEIPPARRAPHGPLPTTHVRLPHEVVTRVEAAGPRGLLSALSGSQRRPGVWSAFDGVSLRRTPWSSRDEDAVGPGRPPVRPVLLRLTARDGLPLSGWYYRAPGRPPGAPAPCVIHLHGGPEEQERPIFSPLYHELTGRGLDVFAPDVRGSSGHGRSFVDADLGTGRFAALDDVADCAAHAVAAGPADPTRLAVMGRSYGGYLTFASLVHHPDLFRTGVAVCGMSDFATFFAGTEPWLAESAAHKYGHPERDRELLRALSPMTRIDALRVPLLAVHGEHDTNVPPGESEQFVRAARDRGIPAELLTLRDEGHDFLRADNRRLFRRAAADWLQRHLTA; the protein is encoded by the coding sequence ATGGCTTCAGACGCACGGAATCACGTGACCGAGGAAAGCACGCCGGGGGCCCTGACCGGCGCGGTCTTCGGCTCGCCGTCCGTCGTCGCCCGCACCGGGACAGCCGGTGCGCCGGTCGCCCCTGCGGCCCCGGAGGGCAGGCCGGCGGACGGGCGCCCGGCGGAGGGGCGGGGCGCCGCTCCGGCCGCCGCCCCGGCCCCCGTCCTCCTGCCCGAGGCGAGCGGTCCGCGGGACGCCGTGACGCGACTGCGCTCCCACGGCTGCTGGTATCCCTCAGCCAGTGCCGACGGCACCGAGGCGGCCTTCATCTGCGACCGGGGAGGTGTCCCCCAGCTGTGGGCCGGACCCGTGGACGGGGACGAGGTGCACCTCCTCGACTCCCTGCCGGACCCGGTGAAAGAGGTGTCCTGGTCACCGGACGGCCGCTGGATCGCCTACACCACGGCGCCGGGCGGCGGCGAGCACACCCGGGTGATGTGCGTACGACCCGACGGCACCGGCCGCCGCGTCCTGGCCGGCGCCGACCCGGGCCATACCGCCTACCTGGGCTGCTGGGCGCACGACGGCTCGGCCGTCGCCGTCACGCTCGCCGCTCCGCCCGCCCGCCCGCTCACCGACGGTGCGGGGCCGGCGCGCGCCGACACCGCCCCGCCCGTCAACTGGGCCGACCGGGGCGGCCGGGCGACGCTCCTGGGCGGGATCCCGTACGAGAGCGTGAAGACGTCGGGACGGGCCGTGACCTCGGTCGACGCCCTGGCACCCGAGGTGCCGTCGGTCCGGTCCGACGGCGGCCTGTCGGCGTACCTGATCGATCCGGACGGTCCGGCGTCCCCCGTACTGCTGGCCACGGAGACGCACGCCGCCACCCTCCGGGTGTGCGACATCAGTCGCGACGGCCGGCTCGTCCTGCTGCGCCGGGGGCCGCGCGGACGGCGGGAGGCGGTCGTCCGCCGCACCGCCGACTCGGCGACGACGTGCACCCTGCCGGTCGCCGACGGCGACCCGTGGATCGGCCGGTTCTCGCCCGACGGGCGGACGCTCTGGCTGCGCAGCGACGCCGACCGCGAGTACGCGGCGCTCGTGGCCGTCGCCCTCGGCGCCGACGGCCGACCGCACGGCCGGTCCGTCGTGACGGAACGGCAGGACAGCGACCTCGACCTCCTCGCGTTCTCGCGCGACGGCCACACCGCCGCCCTGTCCTGGAACGAACGGGGCGCGAGCCGGCTGGAACTCGCCGAGATCCCGCCCGCCCGCCGGGCACCCCACGGGCCGCTGCCGACGACACACGTGCGTCTGCCCCACGAGGTCGTCACCCGCGTCGAGGCGGCCGGACCGCGGGGACTGCTGTCGGCGCTGTCCGGTTCCCAGCGCCGGCCCGGAGTCTGGTCCGCCTTCGACGGCGTGTCCCTGCGGCGCACCCCCTGGTCGTCCCGCGACGAGGACGCCGTCGGACCGGGCCGCCCGCCCGTGCGCCCCGTCCTCCTGCGCCTGACGGCGCGGGACGGGCTGCCCCTGAGCGGCTGGTACTACAGGGCCCCGGGCCGGCCCCCCGGTGCCCCGGCACCCTGTGTGATCCACCTGCACGGTGGTCCGGAGGAGCAGGAACGCCCGATCTTCAGCCCGCTGTACCACGAGCTGACCGGGCGCGGACTGGACGTCTTCGCCCCCGACGTCCGAGGCTCCTCGGGGCACGGCAGGTCGTTCGTCGACGCCGACCTGGGTACAGGCCGCTTCGCAGCGCTGGACGACGTCGCCGACTGCGCCGCGCACGCGGTGGCCGCGGGACCCGCCGACCCGACCCGGCTGGCGGTCATGGGGCGCTCGTACGGCGGCTACCTGACCTTCGCCTCCCTCGTGCACCACCCGGACCTGTTCCGCACCGGCGTCGCCGTCTGCGGCATGTCGGACTTCGCGACCTTCTTCGCCGGCACGGAGCCCTGGCTCGCGGAGTCGGCGGCCCACAAGTACGGCCACCCCGAGCGCGACCGGGAACTGCTGCGCGCGCTCTCGCCGATGACCCGCATCGACGCCCTGCGCGTCCCCCTGCTCGCCGTCCACGGCGAACACGACACCAACGTGCCGCCGGGGGAGTCCGAGCAGTTCGTACGGGCGGCCCGCGACCGCGGCATCCCGGCGGAGCTGCTCACCCTGCGCGACGAAGGCCACGACTTCCTGCGCGCGGACAACCGGCGGCTGTTCCGCCGGGCCGCCGCGGACTGGCTGCAACGCCACCTGACCGCCTGA
- a CDS encoding aminotransferase class I/II-fold pyridoxal phosphate-dependent enzyme — MDHSRVPVLEALQEFRRRGDIAYGPPGHKQGRGADPRVAEIVGMDVFRSDVLSLNGLDDRRQSQGVLSQAQELMADAVGAEHAFFSTCGSSLSVKTAMLAVAGPGEKLLLSRNAHKTVIAAVIVNGVEPIWVHPKFDTERHIAHPPEPDDVRRRLREHPDAKGMLLITPTDWGTCADIRGVARVCHEYDVPLIVDEAWGAVLPFHPRLPPWGMDAEADLVVTSVHKMGGAVEQSSVFHLQYDRVSPEVLKQREDLLGTTSASSLVYATMDGWRRQMVEQGYGLLEEALHRAERIRTAADELSGLRPMGQEIVDEGFAASFDPLKIVIDVRGLGITGMQAAEWLRAHRHVDLGGSDSCRISASITCADDDETEKVLLDALRALVEGADSIERQTPVHLPAPSTLELEQAMLPREAFFAEADHVPAERAAGRIAAEMISPYPPGVPVIAPGEVITDEVLDYLRSGVEHGVLIPDAADPSLRTLRVVRR; from the coding sequence ATGGATCACTCACGGGTACCCGTGTTGGAGGCGTTGCAGGAGTTCCGGCGCCGTGGCGACATCGCCTACGGTCCGCCCGGGCACAAGCAGGGCCGCGGTGCGGACCCGAGGGTCGCGGAGATCGTCGGGATGGACGTGTTCCGCTCGGACGTCCTCTCCCTCAACGGGCTGGACGACCGCCGCCAGTCCCAGGGCGTGCTGAGCCAGGCCCAGGAGCTGATGGCGGACGCCGTCGGCGCCGAGCACGCGTTCTTCTCGACCTGCGGCAGCTCCCTGTCGGTGAAGACGGCCATGCTGGCGGTGGCCGGCCCCGGCGAGAAGCTGCTGCTGTCCCGCAACGCGCACAAGACGGTCATCGCGGCCGTCATCGTCAACGGCGTAGAACCGATCTGGGTGCATCCCAAGTTCGACACCGAGCGGCACATCGCCCACCCGCCGGAGCCCGACGACGTGCGCCGGCGGCTGCGGGAGCACCCGGACGCCAAGGGCATGCTGCTGATCACGCCCACGGACTGGGGCACCTGCGCCGACATCCGGGGCGTGGCCCGGGTGTGTCACGAGTACGACGTCCCCCTGATCGTCGACGAGGCGTGGGGCGCGGTGCTGCCGTTCCATCCCCGATTGCCTCCCTGGGGCATGGACGCCGAGGCCGACCTGGTGGTCACCAGCGTCCACAAAATGGGTGGCGCCGTCGAGCAGAGCTCCGTCTTCCACCTCCAGTACGACCGGGTGTCGCCCGAGGTCCTCAAACAGCGGGAGGACCTGCTCGGCACCACCAGCGCCTCGTCCCTCGTGTACGCGACGATGGACGGCTGGCGCCGGCAGATGGTCGAACAGGGGTACGGCCTCCTGGAGGAGGCGCTGCACCGCGCGGAACGGATCCGTACCGCGGCCGACGAGCTGTCCGGCCTCAGGCCGATGGGCCAGGAGATCGTCGACGAGGGTTTCGCCGCGTCCTTCGACCCCCTGAAGATCGTGATCGACGTACGCGGACTCGGCATCACCGGTATGCAGGCGGCCGAGTGGCTGCGCGCCCATCGGCACGTCGACCTCGGAGGCTCCGACAGCTGCCGCATCAGCGCCTCCATCACGTGCGCCGACGACGACGAGACCGAGAAGGTCCTGCTGGACGCCCTGCGTGCCCTCGTCGAGGGCGCCGACTCCATCGAACGGCAGACGCCGGTCCACCTGCCGGCGCCCTCCACCCTGGAGCTGGAACAGGCCATGCTGCCGCGCGAGGCGTTCTTCGCCGAGGCCGACCACGTACCCGCCGAACGCGCGGCGGGCCGGATCGCCGCGGAGATGATCAGCCCGTACCCGCCCGGAGTGCCGGTGATCGCCCCGGGAGAGGTGATCACCGACGAGGTCCTCGACTATCTGCGCAGCGGCGTCGAGCACGGCGTCCTGATCCCGGACGCGGCCGACCCGTCCCTGCGGACGCTGCGGGTGGTGCGACGCTGA
- a CDS encoding N-acetylglutaminylglutamine amidotransferase, translating to MCGLSGEIRFDGGRPDLAAVERMSERLAARGPDGEGIWTRGAVALGHRRLKIIDLSDLGAQPMTDSRAGITGVFNGCVYNYQELREELRALGHRFASTSDTEVVLKAYQQWGTACVEHFHGMFAFALVEHRTGRVVLGRDRLGIKPLYLARTPGRLRFASTLPALLAAGDVDTSLDPVAVHQYMSWHATVAAPRTVLNGVRKLPPATVRVVEPDGTHRDHHYWQPSYTRRAEHTDMDAHDWRDAMQGALRTAVRRRMVSDVQVGVLLSGGLDSSLIVALLAQEGQRDLMTFSVGFESEGGEAGDEFRYSDLVAREFGTDHRRLMVPSDQVSTALDGAVEAMSEPMTSHDVVAFYLLSEQVSKEVKVVQSGQGADEVLAGYHWYPQLAEVARADAAERYADTYFDRPHADLARVLDPGMLPHEDVSGRFVRDHMAVPGAETALDAALRLDTHVMLVDDPVKRVDNMTMAWGLEARVPFLDHELVELAAACPPELKLADGGKGVLKAAGRQLLPLDVVDRRKGYFPVPAIRHMAGPVLKRVSEALEAPEARQRGLFQESYVTELLEAPDEHRTKRGANALWQVALLEIWLQTHGIT from the coding sequence ATGTGTGGTCTGAGCGGTGAGATCCGCTTCGACGGTGGCCGACCCGACCTCGCGGCCGTCGAGCGCATGAGCGAGCGGCTCGCCGCCCGCGGCCCCGACGGTGAGGGCATCTGGACGCGCGGGGCGGTGGCGCTGGGGCACCGGCGCCTGAAGATCATCGACCTGTCGGACCTCGGCGCTCAGCCGATGACGGACTCCCGCGCGGGGATCACCGGAGTCTTCAACGGCTGTGTGTACAACTACCAGGAGCTGCGTGAGGAGCTGCGGGCCCTGGGTCACCGGTTCGCCTCGACCTCCGACACCGAGGTCGTGCTGAAGGCCTACCAGCAGTGGGGTACCGCCTGTGTGGAGCACTTCCACGGCATGTTCGCCTTCGCCCTCGTCGAGCACCGGACCGGGCGGGTCGTGCTGGGGCGTGACCGGCTCGGCATCAAGCCCCTGTACCTGGCCCGGACGCCGGGCCGGCTCCGGTTCGCGTCCACCCTGCCCGCACTCCTCGCCGCCGGCGACGTGGACACCTCACTGGATCCGGTGGCCGTCCACCAGTACATGAGCTGGCACGCCACGGTCGCCGCCCCGCGCACCGTCCTGAACGGTGTGCGCAAGCTGCCGCCGGCCACCGTGCGGGTCGTCGAACCGGACGGCACCCACCGCGACCACCACTACTGGCAGCCGTCGTACACGCGCAGGGCCGAGCACACGGACATGGACGCGCACGACTGGCGGGACGCGATGCAGGGGGCGCTGCGCACCGCCGTACGCCGGCGGATGGTCTCCGACGTCCAGGTCGGCGTCCTGCTCTCCGGCGGCCTGGACTCCAGTCTGATCGTCGCGCTGCTGGCCCAGGAGGGGCAGCGGGACCTGATGACGTTCAGCGTGGGGTTCGAGTCCGAGGGCGGAGAGGCGGGCGACGAGTTCCGCTACTCGGATCTGGTGGCCCGGGAGTTCGGCACCGACCACCGTCGCCTGATGGTTCCCTCCGACCAGGTGTCGACAGCCCTGGACGGTGCCGTCGAGGCGATGAGCGAGCCGATGACCAGCCACGACGTGGTCGCCTTCTATCTGCTGTCCGAGCAGGTGTCCAAGGAGGTCAAGGTCGTCCAGAGCGGACAGGGCGCCGACGAGGTGCTCGCCGGGTACCACTGGTACCCGCAGCTCGCCGAGGTCGCCCGCGCCGACGCGGCCGAGCGCTACGCCGACACCTACTTCGACCGGCCGCACGCCGACCTGGCCCGGGTCCTGGACCCGGGGATGCTGCCCCACGAAGACGTCTCGGGCCGCTTCGTCCGGGACCACATGGCGGTCCCGGGCGCCGAGACGGCCCTGGACGCGGCGCTGCGCCTGGACACGCACGTCATGCTCGTCGACGACCCGGTCAAGCGGGTCGACAACATGACCATGGCCTGGGGGCTGGAGGCCCGGGTGCCGTTCCTCGACCACGAACTCGTCGAACTGGCCGCGGCCTGTCCGCCGGAACTCAAACTGGCCGACGGCGGCAAGGGCGTGCTGAAGGCGGCGGGCCGTCAGCTGCTGCCCCTGGACGTCGTCGACCGCCGGAAGGGCTACTTCCCGGTCCCGGCGATCAGGCACATGGCGGGCCCCGTCCTGAAGCGGGTGAGCGAGGCGCTCGAAGCGCCCGAGGCGAGGCAGCGCGGCCTCTTCCAGGAGTCCTACGTGACCGAGCTCCTCGAGGCGCCCGACGAGCACCGCACCAAACGCGGAGCGAACGCCCTGTGGCAGGTAGCGTTGCTGGAGATATGGCTTCAGACGCACGGAATCACGTGA
- a CDS encoding enoyl-CoA hydratase/isomerase family protein, with the protein MSLPVSTEPVRIVRHPDGVVELLLDDPGRGNALDLRTAEALRDRVGEVAADPGGAVLVRTTGGSFCVGGDLRAFAGLGTETGAYVHAVATAAHAAVQTLYALPVPLVTAVRGAAAGGGIGLALVGDIALAARSARFRLAYTAIGLTPDCGASWFLPRLVGPRRAAELILTDRILTGEDAERWGLVTRCVDDGELDEAAHRTAAGLAAGATGALRAAKGLLRAGDGDGLRHHLAEEARSIADLADGPEAQDRMASFLASRGRRKTGDGRTKAREAESVS; encoded by the coding sequence ATGAGCCTCCCCGTGAGCACCGAACCGGTCCGGATCGTCCGCCACCCCGACGGGGTCGTCGAACTCCTGCTGGACGACCCCGGGCGGGGAAACGCCCTCGACCTGAGGACGGCCGAAGCCCTGCGGGACAGGGTCGGTGAGGTGGCCGCGGACCCGGGCGGCGCGGTGCTGGTGCGCACGACGGGCGGCAGTTTCTGCGTGGGCGGTGACCTGCGCGCATTCGCCGGCCTCGGCACGGAGACCGGCGCCTACGTGCACGCCGTGGCGACCGCGGCGCACGCCGCGGTGCAGACGCTTTACGCACTTCCGGTGCCGCTGGTGACCGCCGTGCGCGGCGCCGCGGCGGGCGGCGGGATCGGGTTGGCGCTGGTGGGCGACATCGCCCTGGCCGCCCGCTCCGCGCGGTTCCGACTGGCGTACACCGCGATCGGGCTCACGCCGGACTGCGGTGCGTCCTGGTTCCTGCCGAGGCTGGTCGGCCCCCGCAGGGCGGCGGAGCTGATCCTCACCGATCGGATCCTGACCGGCGAGGACGCCGAGCGGTGGGGCCTGGTCACCCGCTGCGTGGACGACGGGGAACTGGACGAGGCGGCACACCGGACCGCGGCCGGTCTGGCCGCCGGTGCCACCGGCGCGCTGCGCGCCGCGAAGGGCCTGCTGCGCGCCGGTGACGGCGACGGACTGCGCCACCACCTCGCGGAGGAGGCACGGTCCATCGCCGACCTGGCCGACGGCCCGGAGGCCCAGGACCGCATGGCGTCGTTCCTGGCCTCGCGGGGGCGCCGGAAGACCGGTGACGGCCGGACGAAGGCCAGGGAAGCGGAAAGTGTTTCTTGA
- a CDS encoding acyl-CoA dehydrogenase family protein, producing the protein MPIQFDVDPTVSQLTAATAAFVREVVVPAERECRGSVHDAPEALREMLQKAAREAGVFAPHVPARWGGHGLDLRGQAAVFEAAGYSLLGPLALNCAAPDEGNMHLLEKVATEEQKQKYLRPLAAGEIRSCFAMTEPAPGAGADPRSLRTTATRVPGGWRIDGRKWFITGADGAGFAIVMARTSGSPGDPGGATMFLVDSANPGMRLVRTIETLDESLFAGHSEIVFDGCVVGEEQVLGAVDRGFEGAQVRLGPARMTHCMRWLGAARRAQEVALERAGSRTAFGSTLGDLGMVQQMLADSEIDIEASRALILRTAWELDTGSAAASQLTSVSKTFVAEAVNRVVDRAVQICGALGISAADAPLARLFREVRPFRIYDGPSETHRFAIARRALRPYRQPGAGVAGGR; encoded by the coding sequence GTGCCCATCCAGTTCGATGTCGATCCGACTGTCTCCCAACTGACGGCTGCGACGGCCGCGTTCGTGCGCGAGGTGGTCGTCCCGGCCGAGCGTGAGTGCCGCGGGTCGGTGCACGACGCCCCGGAAGCGCTGCGCGAGATGCTCCAGAAGGCCGCCCGGGAGGCGGGTGTGTTCGCCCCGCACGTCCCGGCGAGGTGGGGCGGACACGGTCTCGACCTGCGCGGCCAGGCGGCGGTGTTCGAAGCGGCGGGCTATTCGCTGCTCGGACCGCTGGCGCTGAACTGCGCGGCCCCGGACGAGGGCAACATGCACCTGCTGGAGAAGGTGGCCACCGAGGAGCAGAAGCAGAAGTACCTGCGCCCGCTCGCCGCGGGTGAGATCCGGTCCTGCTTCGCCATGACCGAACCGGCTCCGGGGGCGGGCGCCGATCCGCGCTCCCTGCGGACCACCGCGACCCGGGTCCCCGGCGGCTGGCGCATCGACGGACGCAAGTGGTTCATCACCGGCGCCGACGGAGCCGGTTTCGCGATCGTCATGGCCCGGACCTCCGGCAGCCCCGGAGACCCGGGCGGCGCCACCATGTTCCTGGTCGACTCCGCCAACCCCGGCATGCGTCTCGTGCGGACCATCGAGACCCTGGACGAGTCGCTCTTCGCCGGGCACAGCGAGATCGTCTTCGACGGGTGCGTGGTGGGGGAGGAGCAGGTGCTCGGCGCGGTGGACCGCGGTTTCGAAGGCGCGCAGGTCCGGCTCGGTCCCGCCCGGATGACCCACTGCATGCGCTGGCTGGGCGCGGCCCGCCGCGCCCAGGAGGTCGCGCTGGAACGGGCGGGCAGCCGGACGGCGTTCGGCTCGACGCTGGGGGACCTCGGGATGGTCCAGCAGATGCTGGCCGACTCCGAGATCGACATCGAGGCGAGCCGGGCCCTGATCCTGCGCACCGCCTGGGAGCTGGACACCGGATCCGCCGCCGCCTCGCAGCTCACCTCGGTGTCGAAGACGTTCGTGGCGGAGGCGGTGAACCGGGTGGTCGACCGGGCGGTGCAGATCTGCGGAGCCCTCGGTATCTCGGCCGCCGACGCACCGCTGGCCCGGCTGTTCAGGGAGGTGCGGCCCTTCCGGATCTACGACGGCCCTTCGGAGACGCACCGGTTCGCCATAGCGCGCCGCGCGCTGCGGCCGTACCGGCAGCCGGGGGCGGGTGTCGCCGGCGGCCGATGA